The genomic DNA CGGCGGTCAGGGCAGCGAGCAGCGCGATGGCCAGCGGCGCGGGTCGGAACGAGGAAGAGGCGGTCATGGCGGTTTCGCGGAAGGGTGGGGTAGGCGGACGGGCGCAAATGTAAATGATTATCGAAAACCTTACAATTCGCGATTGAGTCCGGGGCGACGAACGGTCGTGTCCGCGCTCAACCGCCAGGGCCGCCAACGAAAACGGCCACCCGAAGGCGGCCGTCTCGATAGATCACTTTGGCAGGCCTTACAGCGCCTGCAGCTCCTCGTTCTTGTTGCGCTTCACCTGCGGCGGCTCGGGCGCTTCGGCCGGGCGGGCCACCGTGGCGGGGATAGCGGCCGGCTGGATCACGTCCGCCGGCACATCCAGGAAGGGCAGCTTCAACGCCTGGCTGGTCAAGGTACGGATCTCGTTGGTCAGCGCCGGGCTCTCGTTGAGCTTGCGGCCATACGACGGCACGATCTCGCGAAGACGCGCTTCCCAGCCGGCTTTCATCTCTTCCGGGAAGGCCTTGGCCATCAGGTCGAGCATGATCGGCGGCGAGGTCGAGGCGCCCGGCGAGGCGCCCAGCAGGGCGGCCAGGGTGTGATCCTTGTCGGTCACGATCTCGGTGCCGAACTGCAGCACCGGGCCTTTCTCCGGGTCACGCTTGATGATCTGCACGCGCTGGCCGGCGGTGACCAGCGTCCAGTCTTCGCGTTTGGCGTTGGGGAAGTATTTGACCAGCTCGGCCTGGCGGTCGTCGTCGTTCAACTGGGCCTGGTTCATCAGGTACTTCACCAGGTCCAGGTTTTCCGCGCCCACGTTCAACATCGGGGCGACGTTGTTGTGGGTCACCGACGAGTAGAGGTCGAACCACGAGCCGTGCTTGAGGAACTTGGTGCTGAACAGCGCGAACGGTCCGAACAGGACCACGGGCTTGCCATCGAGCTTGCGTGCATCAAGGTGCGGCACGGACATCGGCGGCGAGCCGGTCTCGGCCATGCCGTAGGCCTTGACGCTGTGGCGCGAGGCGATGTCGGCACCCTGGAAGGCGAGGAACTGGCCGCCCACCGGGAAGCCGCCGTAGTTCTTGGCTTCCGGAATGCCCGACATCTGCAGCAGCTTCAGGGCCGCGCCGCCGGCACCGATGAAGACGAAACGCGAGTGGGTGGTGGTCTCGTTGCCGGACGCAAGGTCCTTGACGGTCACGTTCCAGGTCTTGTCGTCGTTCTGGCGCAGCGCGGTGACTTCATGGCCCAGGTGCAGGCCGAAATTCGGGCTGCGCTTCAGG from Stenotrophomonas sp. 169 includes the following:
- the mqo gene encoding malate dehydrogenase (quinone), with protein sequence MKKFGKALVALLVLLLVTSVLFLYWPLTQRSVPAASNDKPVDVVLVGAGIMSVTLATYLQELQPDWNIQVYERRDGVAEESSDGWNNAGTGHSAFAELNYTPELPDGSIETKRAVGIAEQFEVSRQFWSHQVREGRLSQPSDFINATPHMSFVWGDDNINFLHKRQQAMVKNPLFYGMQYSEDPAQIKQWAPLLMEGRDPKQKVAATWMPLGTDVNFGVITRQLTDGLKRSPNFGLHLGHEVTALRQNDDKTWNVTVKDLASGNETTTHSRFVFIGAGGAALKLLQMSGIPEAKNYGGFPVGGQFLAFQGADIASRHSVKAYGMAETGSPPMSVPHLDARKLDGKPVVLFGPFALFSTKFLKHGSWFDLYSSVTHNNVAPMLNVGAENLDLVKYLMNQAQLNDDDRQAELVKYFPNAKREDWTLVTAGQRVQIIKRDPEKGPVLQFGTEIVTDKDHTLAALLGASPGASTSPPIMLDLMAKAFPEEMKAGWEARLREIVPSYGRKLNESPALTNEIRTLTSQALKLPFLDVPADVIQPAAIPATVARPAEAPEPPQVKRNKNEELQAL